DNA sequence from the Notolabrus celidotus isolate fNotCel1 unplaced genomic scaffold, fNotCel1.pri scaffold_371_arrow_ctg1, whole genome shotgun sequence genome:
gagtcgctgtcgctcgtcagctgtgtttacataccgctccaaacgtctttaagccccgcctacctctcaccctgcgacatgattggccgTCTTCTTCCTTTGTCTAATGTATGATTGCAAATAGCATCTAagacacattagcgccccctccctttccagtggttaaggggtgtaattacaggtttaaatataatcaaattttttaaatacatttttttcacagatatgtttattgacattttgctAAATGCAAACAACACGAAACcaagacagcacacagacagtgacacacaacaacaacaacaacaacaacaacaacaataatagtacATATATTAAAATCTAGATGATAAAGCGAAGCGTATACAAATgaatatgtataaataaatagcaaaataaaggaaataaataatgaagtataaaaaaaatgaaatgaaataaaaaataaaaacaattaaataaataaatcgtggggcgctggtggtctagcggtccaagcgccccacaaacagaggctacagtcatcGTCGGAGGgctcgccggttcgattcccgtctggtcgaccatttcctgcatgtcttcccccgctctctactccccacatttcctgtctctcttcagctgtcctatcaataaaggcaaataaaagcccaaaaaatataacttaaaatgaataaataaataaataaataaatagttattGGTCGGTCTGCCGCCCTCAACAACACTTTTGAAAATTGCCCATTAGGTAATCACCTAACCAGGGATCTCAGAGaggtccagctcctgcagatacttaaaggtgacatatcatacaaaattgactttttaatggttctctacctgaaatatgtgtccctgtctacaaaccccccgagaatgaaaaaaatccattctgcccctgttctgatttctccacctttctgtaaatgtgtgtgaaacaagccgtttcagacttccgtgtttttgttacgtaacaacaatatccggtctgtcacggagtcagagctcggagcttgttcagcccatagactgtataaaataatactgaatccctcttccgtttttcattacctgcacaaatgtgtgctaacaaggagcttaggagggaggcatgctagttgtagactgtcttaataaacacaaaggtcggttttactccccacgtctgcagatttgaagatctagtggatgatttttatttgtcatggataagtgctagcgctaattcgCATAGCcacgtagctgtagctgtagctgtagctgtagctgtataccaagacacacgtcgacatactgacaaataaaacaacaagaaacactaaatctgtgaccaatccttcagaaaggtcctgctgcctttctggtagaggtcggttttactccccacgtctgcagatttgaagatctagtggatgatttttatttatcatggataagtgctagcgctagttagcatagccacatagctacatgttcgtagctgtgtaccaagacacacgtctacatactgaataataaaacaacaagaaacactaaatctatgaccaatcgttcagaaaggtcctgctacaggcgcctctccgtcaggatcagattcagagggttgaagtaacgcaatctgtgagcagccgtgtttattcagccaacatgtaaacattagatcaacgtgctggagagccgaggcacatccacttcctgagggggcgtggtcagagggaaaacagagtgttctgatgaggaatgaagaagaggacttttcaggcatgccaaaatctgatttcaaagtgtttttttgagcataaactttaaagacatgttttggggacctcttagaccaatatatattgataaaaaaagcgtgatatgtcccctttaaagaacGAGCCCCCCATCCTGTGAAAGTCCCTCAGGGAGCCTCTCACTAAGTGTCTGATTCCCCCCAGCaaataatatcacaataattatcgttattgaattatcgcccagccctactctcCAGCTCAGAGACAGAGTAAAGGTTAAAAAGAGTCAACATCAACTCAAACAAACTCTCTCTCAGGTGTTTCTGTTGAGGCAGCTGGTGTCTGTTTGTTAGCTCCCTGTGTGAGCATTAAAGGACTAATCCGTACTCTCAGCTCCTAAAGGGGCCTGTTGGAGTGTGAATGAATGGCGTCACCTTACATGAACCCACTTTAAAGACAAATAGAAGCGAGCTGGCCGCTCCTCTCCTCCGCCCTGGACTGGAAAGTATTTGTTCAGTGTTGCACGGCGGTGATGGAGTGGAGCTGATTCTCTGTTCTaatgctttttctttctcttctctctctcctcttctctctactcttgttcttttatatacttccttcctgtgtttttttttcacctcctccttctcaACTTTTCATCTCTAAAACTCCACAATTGAATATCTGTCACCTTCTCCAGAGGAAGCTGCGCTGGGATATGTGAGGCTCGCCTTgtgcatcctctctctctctctctctctggtgttgTAGTTCTGTAGATGTGATGCTCTCTGGTTTTGGTGCTACAGgctgctgtgaattaaaaaaaaaacctcacatgcTTGTCTGATGCTTTTCATGACCGATTGAAGACGGTTCGTCAGAGAAGCATTAAACCACTTGCTGTTGTGGGTGTTCAAACTGAAGcatgcctttttttaaagttcagcaTAATCAGAGCATGCAGCAAAGTGTGTCAGCTGTGAGGTCCTGACAGAATACGTTAGCTTGTTTTGCCGCTCTTGGCCGTGTAAGCATGTGTTTGAAAGTGTATCCACTTCATGTGCTGAGTTCCTGAatctcatttctttgttttggttttgtttgtttgagctgAAGGCTCCGATTGGAAGCTAAAGTCTTGACTTCCAGCATGAAGAGAAATACAGAATCCCCTGCTTCTTCTGCAGTGACATGACGCTAACATCTGCAAACATCAGCTCACAGTTTCCTGATGTCTGTCCCTTAGCAGATCTCTGAACAGATTATACTTTGAGTTATGTTTCTTAGAAATCAGAGCAGCTACTCTGACCTGAACCCTGGAGCTAGCTGCACAAACTGTACAGTGAATAATCCCTGACAGAGTTAGGATTCTGTAGACGAGACCTGTTTTTGAATCTTTCATTGCTTTTTGACAATCAGCGCCCCCTACTGCATGTTGGTTTTATCCCCTCTAATCCCTCCATGTGCTCATCCTGTGTGTTTGCTTCTGTTTGGCTTTCACAGATCAGCTCTGGCCTCGGCTCATCAGGGTCAGCCTTTACCCAAAACCCTCAGCGTGATGGAGAGCACGCCGCAGGTCCGAGGCATGCACACCATCATCAGGTCAGAATGCACACTTGCACAGGACATTTAAAATTCCTACCTCAAAGGTGGTGGAGAGAGGGTAGAGATATGAGACTTTTCCTCCCTACCGTGACTCAAGCTCTCACACTGACacaatctctctctgtgtttcctcctgacCTCTGTGTGTCCGTGTAGgaacaaggacaccaacagagACGAGTTTATCTTCTACTCTAAGAGATTAATGAGGCTTCTGATAGAACAtgctctctcctttcttcctctcaaGGTGagatttcttcctttttttcatgtgaaaGAGTCGCCATAAAACGACCcactgctctcctcctctttgaaaTTATCTTCATGTTGCTTTTGTAAACGTCCAGCTgacttctcttcttcctttatTCTCCAGCCCGTGTCCGTGGAGACGCCGCAGGGTGGCGTCTATGACGGGAAGAGGCTGAGCGGTAAAAGAGTGAGTCTGAGTCTCAACTTTTGGTTGTGATTTAACATTAAGTCTGTGTCGTCATCAAAGTCCATGTTTAGTATCTGAGCACCTTTTACCAAACTCCACTTTTCCTCTTActgacagaaacagaagaaaaaaaaaagactttattctaataaatgttcaacttttttCCCTTACAacattattcttttattttcagaattttttttttgttacaattttattcttttaaatttacacctacgactttattctcatacattttaaacttttttcacttacaatatttttcttttgaatttataacttttttcttttggaaTCAAGACTTTTTCAACTTaagacttcattttttttaaattaatggtTGTTTTAacttatgactttattctttaaaattTTCGCCTACTTTCACTTAcgactttattttcataaattttccacttttttttcttacgcCTCTTCTTTTGGAGTGACGACATTTTTcacttacaataaaaaaaataattttaaatttttgCAATTAGGACTTTTCGCTAacgactttattctttaaaattttcaacttttttcacttataactttattcatttaaatttgtgacttttttcacttacaactttttcctttttaaatttaCGACTTTTATCATTCacgactttattcttttaaattttcaactttttttcaattatgacgtttttcttttgaatttacgACTTTTATCATTCacgactttattcttttaaatttacGACTTTCTTTCAATTtcaactttattcttttaaatttacgactttctttcatttacaacgtttttcttttgaatttacgACTTTTATCATTCacgactttattcttttaaatttacGACTTTCTTttaattacaactttattcttttaaatttacGACTTTCTTTcaattacaactttattcttttaaatttacgactttctttcatttacaacgtttttcttttgaatttacgACTTTTATCATTCacgactttattcttttaaatttacGACTTTCTTCAATTACAACTTTGTTCTTTTAAATTTACGACTTTCTTTCAATTACAACTTTGttcttttaaatttacaactttCTTTCAATTACAACTTTAGTCTTTTAAATTTACGACTTTATTTCAATTAcgacttttttcttttgaatttacgACTTTTTTCACTAAACTTTGTTCTCGTAAATGTATGACTTGATTCTCAttatcttttcttcttctttaacgTGGCTCtaatcctctgttttttttaaagaccacATGAACCAAAAAATTCTGAGTGTTTTCAGGATCAATTTGAAACCAAATTTAGAATTGAACAGTGAACGTgtatattgtcttttttttgagCCGCCAGGGGAACAGTTGATGGATTTAGAAGTCATAATAGATTTTTAACGTTGATAAATAAGGCCTTCAAATACAATCTCATTGATCAGGAAACATAAAGTAAACAtaaatatctgtgtgtgtgtgttttcatagaTCACAGGCGTTTCCATCCTGAGAGCAGGAGAGACCATGGAGCAGGCTCTGATGGCTGTGTGTAAAGACATCAGGCTGGGAAAGATCCTCATCCAGACCAATCACGACACAGGAGAACCAGAGGTTAGTCAGACCCAGACAACCTGTGCAGCACCTGACCCATCTTCACATTCTCATGAATTTTCTTATATGTAAACACCTACTGACTTAATTATACCCTGTCCATTCTCCTTCCTCCAGCTTCACTACCTCCGCCTGCCCAAAGACATCAGTGAGGACTACGTCATCCTGATGGACAGCACCGTGTCCACGGGAGCTGCAGCCCTCATGGCCGTCAGAGTGCTGCTGGTACGtctacacacacatgaacaagcTCCAGAATAAACCCGCTCACACAACTTTTTTATAGTATACTGGACTGAAACTTGAGTGCCgtcaaaacaaaaatatccaATAGAAAGGGATATgtagaagaggaaagaaaccTCAAGTCCTAAACTCCTTGTTTTCCTCCTGAAGGACCACGATGTAGCCGAGGATAAGATCTTCCTGTTGTCCCTGCTGATGGCGGAGATGGGGGTCCACTCGGTGGCGTACGCCTTCCCTAAAGTACGCATCATCACCACCGCCGTGGACAAGGAGGTCAACGACCAGTTCCACATCATTCCAGGCATCGGTGAGGAAGTGTCATTTCTCCTCTTCTGAATTTAGAACAAGCAGATTCACACAAGTTATTTATCTAAAGAggcttttccaaacagagactAGAgagaggtctagaccgtactctatgttctattattaacaaagacccaacatcaagacaggatcagatccagtcccatcttccagacaggactcagtctgatctcatcttaatccaccatgagcagagcactttgcagcatttagcaagttacagtggcaaggacaaacttcctttaacaggcagaaacctccagcaggaccagactcatgttagacacacatctgctgagaccgtgttggagagagggatagagggagatgaagagagagatggatagtagttttagcagctggagtctggcacgtccacaacagcaggccgtctatggcagcgactcagaggaacctacgagacaagggagctcagggactccagaaaggtctatggttagtaactttaatgggacagggagagaggggggatctcagtgtgtcagttccgtAATCTAAAATGAAGTACAGCCTACAGAGAAATGCTTTGCAACAATTCAATCCAGCAAATAACTCAGTCTGTTTCCTTCACTTTCTTTGCTCgcaaatcacaacagacgttatctcaagactctttccaaacagagcaggtctagactgtactgtaagacccaacatcaagacaggatcagatccagtcccatcttacagacaggactcagtctgatctcatcttaatccaccatgagcagagcactttgcagcatttagcaagttacagtggcaaggacaaacttcctttaacaggcagaaacctccagcaggaccagactcatgttagacacacatctgcctcgaacAGTATgctgtttaaatattttaaatagaaGGAGACATGCATAAAAGTTTCGGTGCACACATATAGTCTCTCTGTTGCAGAAAGGTGAGACTCCAGGTCTCTCAGGCATGCACGCCTCTGATTCTCAAACAGAAACAAGGGAGCGTCTCTTCTCGTCTGGTCTCAGCGACCTTGCAGAGCTGTTAGAGCTCAACAGCTCGGTTATGTGCGCCAGAGTCTGCCCCTGCAAAACTTTATGAATTATCCTCAACCTTTATTGGCAGGCGGTGAAGGGCAATAAGAAAATGTGATGCATGAATCTATCAGAGGAGGTAATAAATGGTAAATCAACACAGAATCACACTGAGCTCAGAGCTgctgctctcctcctgctctctgtggaggagaggcGTTAACACAAAGTCTGGGACATGTTTTCACTTACAACTTTATTTTTTGAATTTACAACTTTTTGTTTTGGAGTTGAGACTTTTTTCACTTAcgacttaatttttttttaattaacagctgttttaacttacaactttattcttttaaattttcGCCTTTTTCCACTTACGCCTCCTTTGTTTTGGAGTTACGACTTTTTTCACTTACAActgaatttttttcattctcaacTTTTTTCAATTATGACTTTCAATTTTTGTCACTCACGACTTCATCCTTTTGAATTAACAACTTTTTCCACTGAGgactttattgttttaaattaacgacttttttcacttcagacttttctttctttaaagtaCGACTTTTtaacttacgactttattctcataaatgttCTACTTTTTTCCACTTACGcctcttttcttttgaatttatgactttttttatttacgactttattcttttCAATTTACGACGTTTTTCCCTTctacttgtttttcttttcagta
Encoded proteins:
- the LOC117809715 gene encoding uridine-cytidine kinase-like 1, with product MESTPQVRGMHTIIRNKDTNRDEFIFYSKRLMRLLIEHALSFLPLKPVSVETPQGGVYDGKRLSGKRITGVSILRAGETMEQALMAVCKDIRLGKILIQTNHDTGEPELHYLRLPKDISEDYVILMDSTVSTGAAALMAVRVLLDHDVAEDKIFLLSLLMAEMGVHSVAYAFPKVRIITTAVDKEVNDQFHIIPGIGNFGDRYFGTDAPSDWCESDEGMDF